From the genome of Azospirillum brasilense, one region includes:
- a CDS encoding sensor histidine kinase: MLDPDPTSPAPSGTPETEAAPVLVAALLAVREPSVGPDVPCRTLRDRLAAQPRLPALAVTAEDGRVLGLVDRLALAGLADPEAPARTAMDPAPLLVEEDLPLCEVARRIMQDNPGALASGFVVLENGRYLGIGSGVALLARTDEQIIERTRQLDEARRAAERANRAKTAFFACMSHEIRTPLNAMMGFAELLEQEVLGPISNPLYRDYARDIAESGRHLMDLINDLLDLSKAEAGRLELAESLVDVPRVALGSARLLSDRAGRAGVGIDTELPPDLPPLRADERKLRQMLLNLLSNAVKFTPPDGVVTLNGRVAADGTLCLSVHDTGIGMTADELEKALEPWGQIDSALGRNHIGTGLGLPLTKRLVELHEGRLDIDTAPDRGTTMTLVFPAERVGG; this comes from the coding sequence GTGCTCGATCCCGATCCGACCAGCCCCGCTCCCAGCGGCACGCCGGAAACGGAGGCTGCTCCCGTCCTGGTCGCAGCCCTGCTGGCTGTCCGTGAGCCGTCCGTCGGGCCGGACGTGCCCTGCCGCACCCTGCGGGATCGGCTGGCCGCCCAACCCCGCCTGCCGGCGCTCGCCGTGACGGCGGAGGACGGACGTGTTCTGGGGCTGGTGGACCGTCTGGCGCTGGCGGGGCTGGCCGACCCGGAGGCGCCGGCGCGGACGGCGATGGACCCGGCGCCGCTGCTGGTCGAGGAGGACCTGCCGCTCTGCGAGGTCGCGCGGCGGATCATGCAGGACAATCCCGGCGCGCTGGCGTCCGGCTTCGTCGTGCTGGAAAACGGGCGGTACCTCGGCATCGGGTCGGGGGTGGCTCTGCTGGCGCGGACGGACGAGCAGATCATCGAGCGGACCCGCCAGCTTGACGAGGCCCGCCGCGCCGCGGAGCGAGCCAACCGGGCCAAGACCGCCTTCTTCGCCTGCATGAGCCATGAGATCCGCACCCCGCTGAACGCCATGATGGGTTTCGCGGAGCTGCTGGAACAGGAGGTCCTGGGGCCGATCTCCAACCCGCTCTACCGTGACTACGCCCGCGACATCGCGGAAAGTGGTCGCCATCTGATGGACCTGATCAACGACCTGCTTGACCTGTCGAAGGCCGAGGCCGGGCGGCTGGAGCTGGCCGAATCCCTGGTGGACGTGCCGCGCGTCGCCCTGGGCAGCGCCCGCCTGCTGTCCGACCGCGCCGGGCGGGCCGGGGTCGGCATCGACACGGAGCTACCGCCCGACCTGCCGCCGTTGCGCGCCGACGAGCGCAAGCTGCGGCAGATGCTGCTGAACCTGCTGTCCAACGCGGTGAAGTTCACGCCGCCCGACGGGGTGGTCACTCTGAACGGCCGCGTGGCGGCCGATGGGACGCTGTGCCTGTCGGTGCACGACACCGGCATCGGCATGACCGCCGACGAGCTGGAAAAGGCGCTGGAGCCCTGGGGCCAGATCGACAGCGCGCTGGGCCGCAACCACATCGGCACCGGCCTCGGCCTGCCTCTGACCAAGCGGCTGGTGGAGCTGCACGAGGGGAGGCTGGACATCGACACCGCCCCCGACCGCGGCACCACCATGACGCTGGTTTTCCCGGCGGAGCGGGTGGGCGGGTAG
- a CDS encoding transglutaminase family protein, which translates to MMTLDIHHTTTYRYANPVTFGDHRLMFRPRDSHDLRLIETGLVISPPPASVRWLHDVFGNSIAVASFDQPATELRFESHIRVDHYPMGELEFPIEDYARSYPFSYSAEEVPDLALTTQRHYPDPEHLVDEWARQFVTLGEGGPPDTQDMLVSMTRAIKETFTYQARDLEGTQSPVDTLTWKSGSCRDFALLMMEAVRSLGFAARFVSGYLYDPARDGQEGAMTGGGATHAWVEIYLPGCGWVEFDPTNGIVGGKNLIRVAVARDPSQAVPLGGSWTGAPADFLGMTVDVQVTATGGAGVGGAPQNPVPAAGAA; encoded by the coding sequence ATGATGACCCTGGACATCCACCACACCACCACCTACCGCTACGCCAACCCGGTGACCTTCGGCGACCACCGCCTGATGTTCCGGCCCCGCGACAGCCACGATCTGCGGTTGATCGAGACGGGTCTGGTGATCAGCCCGCCGCCGGCCTCCGTGCGCTGGCTCCACGATGTCTTTGGCAACTCCATCGCGGTGGCGAGCTTCGACCAGCCGGCGACGGAGCTGCGCTTCGAAAGCCACATCCGGGTCGATCACTACCCGATGGGCGAGCTGGAATTTCCCATCGAGGACTACGCGCGCTCCTATCCCTTCAGCTATTCCGCGGAGGAGGTGCCGGATCTGGCGCTGACCACCCAGCGGCACTACCCGGACCCCGAGCATCTGGTGGACGAATGGGCCCGGCAGTTCGTGACGCTGGGCGAGGGCGGGCCGCCCGACACGCAGGACATGCTGGTGTCGATGACCCGGGCCATCAAGGAAACCTTCACCTATCAGGCCCGCGACCTGGAAGGCACCCAGAGTCCGGTGGACACCCTGACGTGGAAGAGCGGCTCCTGCCGCGACTTCGCGCTTCTGATGATGGAGGCGGTGCGCTCGCTGGGCTTCGCGGCGCGCTTCGTGTCCGGTTACCTCTACGATCCCGCGCGGGACGGGCAGGAAGGGGCGATGACCGGCGGCGGGGCGACCCACGCCTGGGTGGAGATCTACCTGCCGGGCTGCGGCTGGGTGGAGTTCGACCCGACCAACGGCATCGTCGGCGGCAAGAACCTGATCCGCGTTGCCGTCGCCCGCGACCCCTCGCAGGCGGTGCCGCTCGGTGGCTCCTGGACCGGAGCGCCGGCGGATTTCCTCGGCATGACGGTGGATGTGCAGGTCACCGCGACCGGCGGGGCGGGTGTCGGCGGCGCTCCGCAAAACCCGGTGCCGGCGGCTGGCGCCGCCTGA